Sequence from the Rhea pennata isolate bPtePen1 chromosome 16, bPtePen1.pri, whole genome shotgun sequence genome:
ATTGTCCTTTCCCCTAGAGCTAGATGTAGTTGACATGAACACAAGGCTGCTGCTGGCCAGAAGAGCCTGATCCTGCAGAGGAGGATGCTGGATGAGGAGGGCTCCCTCAGCCTCACAGGCTGAGAGCATTTCCATGGTTAGGTCTGATTGTTGTCTCTGGTGTTAGATTTGACCAGTACTGTCATCAGATCAAGGACTTCAGCAGGACTTTGGGATTCAGAATTTTTGCCAACTGGATGTGCAGTGCTGAGGGGAGAAGAAGGGTCATTTTCTACTTTCAGAATTAGTAACCAGTCTCAGAGAGATCTGTTTTCCTGACTTTGGTGGGAAAGATTGTTAGGGCCACTGAGTGTGGGCCAGCAAGGCCTCCTTTCTCAGAGGAGGGGAACGAGAGAAAAAAGTCTTGCTTGCTACTTCTAGAAAGGCAGAAACCACTTCCCCAAGGACTATTCTGGTTACTTCTGCATGTCAACTACAGCAGCTGGACCTGTTATGTGGCTGCTGCAGGTAGAAGGAAATGCCTTGTAGCAGACCTGTAGCAGAAATCTGATGCGGTCAACTCAAGGAAAGACTCTAAAAAATTTGTTCAGTGTCTGGAACTGCAGAgtatgcctcagtttccctgccTTAACAAAATAGCATCTCTGTTGACTCGTGGTGTATACAGTGGGGAGGTAGAGTCACCAGATACATTGCAGTTTTTAGCCAGTAAGGCATTGATTAGATCTGGCCCTAATCAGATTTTTGAGGCAACTTGGCATTGCCCTGAGATGCTTATTATTAGCAGCTATTTTCACTAGTGCTGGGAGCTCTCAGTGCAATGTGTGAGCTGGGAACAGAAGGAAAGGTAGCTGGGGATCCCAGGAGCAGTGCAGGTACTAGTCACGCCCTGCAACTAATTGGCTCTTTCCTGTATTCATCCCTTTCCTTGTCTCATGTTGTTTCCAGTCCCTTATGTGCAGCTCAACCACCTAAGCACTGAGTCAGGTACCTTGAACTGTGCATCCGGCTCGACCCAAATCTGTGTACTGAATTGAATGATTTTTCGGGTGCATTGCTCTGTCTCAGCATGTCCTGCTGGCCTGCTATGGGCTAGGCTGATCCGTTGTACAATGTGTATGCTATGGTTTTTCAcctttcatttgtattttgttgaTTGTGCATGATTTCAGCTCTGTGGGTTTTTAGAGCGAAGAGACTAACTTTCAAAAGGTCATCTGTACAACAGCTGCCTTGATTTGCACAGACACTCACCATGACTGCACTTGCAAATGTTCAGTTATGCTTCTGGCATTTGCTCACTTGGGACCTTTTGAAATTGGGCCTTAAACATCTTGCTTTAGACATGCAAAAACTAAATTTTGGCAGTGAATAGTGAGTTTTCTTCCTGAGGGTATAGCTCTTCTTGTGCTTACCCAGTGATACATATTTGAGTGACTGATTCTTGCTCTGCACCTAAGAACTTCCTCCTTTTATAAGTCCcccttttgttctttcttgcaGTGCCAGCAGCTAGTATGACCAGGCTGATCCGCTCGCGTACTCACTCCTCCTCTAGTGTGGGCTCTGGGGAGAGTGTCCGCAGCCGGTCTCATACCAGCAACCATGGTGAAGGAAGTGTTGGAACCCCAGAAGCGATTGATCTCCAGGAAGCACCTCAAACTATGGAAGTATCCTGTTAAGCGGGAGACTCTCTTCTGGATTCAGACAACTCCACTTGCCTCCAGTGAACCCACTCAGCATTTCATCCAACATGGCATTAACTGTTCTCTCTAACTTGTGCATGCCCATCTGAGCTGCCACCTCCTTGGTAGTCTGTACTTGGCATTACTTTGGTCCTTTCTGTATTCCCTTGGCATCAGAGCCTCTTTAAAACTCATTACCATTCCGCAGTCTTAGTAAGTCATGTTACTGTACATGCTGATACCACCTCCTGTCTGTGCTGTATATCAATCCAGATGACAGCCATTGTCTCCccctttcatttaaatataatttctgtGGCTTTGTGAGGTTTAGAATTGCTTTCTAGTTGTGCTTCTGCTAAAGGACCCTTGTGGTGCAGTTTGTATGATGTCTGTGGGATGCAGGAAAGCAAGACTATGATGGTGTGAAACTCCAGCCATCAGAGGTGGGCAGTGCTCTCCTGCAGAGCTGTACCTGGAGGGCAGAACCCACCAGAGGGTCTTTGGATTCCCCAGACTCTTGGCATGCCGAGCAGTCCTGGGGAGAACAAATGGTCAGAAATACTGTCTTGGTCTCATCTCTGTATGTGTGTTAAGAAGGAGTAGGATGATTTCTTACCTGAGCCTCCTGAAAGGGCAAAGCAATTAACAAGTTAACTTACACTAACCAAGGTGCACTTTTCAACAGAGTACAAGGGATTAAACGACAGCAGCCCTGGCTTCCAGACTGCCTCTGCTGACCCACCAGAACTCTCCTGCAGCAGTTTTTGCAGGAGGGCCAGATGCAGATAAGATAACCCTTAGTCACTATTTCTGGTTATTAGACCATCTTCCCTGGTGCAGGAAGCAGGAGTTAGCTTCAACTAAGTTGTGAAATGGGCAGCAATGCCCCCTTGCAGGGGGAGATCCAGAGATCTCCTGCACTGCCAGCTCTGCTTCCCACTGCTGCTATCCCCGGGCAGGGTGTCTGCACAGGCTATTAAATGAGCCTGAAGAAATACCAGTGAATGTAAATGACTCTTACCAGACGCACGTCTCTTACACAAGCCAGAAGTGTGAGCAGTGAATGTCTACTGCAGGTACTGGTTATTGTCTTCATCAAATTCACAGTTCTGCTGCCTTTTTGCATCTGGCTGGATCAGAGGCAAATGCCTGCTGTGTGCCAGGGTCTAGCTGTTAAATGGGAGAAAAGGGATAAGTGGCCAGGCTAATATAGGTCTCTTGAAAGACAAGCAAGACATCCTTTCTTAACTGTTGAGCAGTCCTGACTCAGTGGGAGCCAGCTCCTCCAAGGGTCACACTTAAGTTCTGCTCCATTTCAGGTAGGGAATGGGACTGGGAGGCTCTGCCTGAGGGGGACTTTGTACCAGTTATTAAATAAAGCTATAACTGAGTTTCATTGTTAACCTGTCTGCTTGCGTTGTTTCTACTGGGAGGACCTGGCACTGCTGCGGGTTTCATCAGTTTTGGTGTCTCCTGCTGGGAAAAGTGAACTATTTTCCATGGAAGGAGTAACATTGGCCACCTCTTCCCAGAGGCTCCTTTGCAGACATGAGGAATCAGATGTGGTCAGGCTGTCCAGGTGATATGGTATCCCTCGGAAGAGGCTGTTCAATGGTGTTGGAGAGTTGGATTCTGCTAAAATGCCAACTTTTGCTGTTTGACGGCATGGAAAGTTTGCCACAAAATGGAGACACTGCCAAGAATTGCCTTCAAACAAACAAGTGTACTAAGGGTTGTCTTCCCGGTGAACAGCATGCGTTACTGATGTAACTACAAAGTTAACATGTAAACCCTGTGAGAAGGCAGTTGTGACGTGAAAATACGGAGGGTAGTTTGGAAATCAGCATAAGCTGCTGAGCGTGAGTGCTTCTGTGGCAGGACTTAAATCCCTGTAACGGCTCtggcctgctgctgcctccatGTCCGCTGTGGGTCACAGGTTTCCTGGTGTGTGCCAGCCAGATGCAGACAGAGTAATGCTGTGCGGCAAGTTCTTCAATATAACGGTTTCTTTAGCTTCTGCTTTTCAGGTCCAGTTTTTGCTTTCAAGTTTCAGATGTCGGTCCCCTTAGGCTCACAGTAAGCTGCTTGGGATTTAAGAAGGGTTAAGCTGTTGGTCGTAAATGAACCCCAGTTCTGCTGTCAGACCCCCCAAGGCTGGACTCCGGCAGCCTCATGCCTTGGGCTTCCTAAAGACCTTTCACAAAGTTCTGTGCAAGAAATGTCGTTTCAGGAAAGGAGGTGGAGAAAGAGTAGGAAATATTGGCCAATTGTATAAATGAGTAGCAAAGTCACAAAATTATTAAttgaacaaaaaatgtaaaagtaagtaagtaagtaagttcTATAGAAGACAGGAATCCCTAGAGGACACGTCAAAGAGACCAGACCATCAAATACCACATTAAATTTGATGTTGCTGAATGCAAAGAAGCCACAtatgcaaaaaaaccctcaacccTGTATGTACAGCAGTGTTTTATTGCCAGTTAACTACACAAAGAAGCAGCTGGACATAAATATACACAGGCTTCTTGCCCAAATTCCCGTAGGCAAATACAGAAACAACCCAAAGGAAAAGTAAGCACGATAATGAAATGACAATAAAAGGAGTTAGAGGAAGTAATAGCCCCAAAAGGGATGATGCACGTTCACCAGATCCTGATGCTGATGATGTGCTGATGGAAACACCGCGGTCCGTGCTGCTGCGGGCTGAGGGTGCTGCCGCGTGGCTGCTcgggggctgggggctggctAAGGGGTTGGAGCGCTTGGCGGCATGTGGAGCTGGGgcaaggaggaggcagcagtAATCACGCGCCCTTGAGAACTCGAGGAGGGAGCTGAGCCACCCTTGTGAAACCGTGGTGGAAGCTAAAAGTTGCCATCCAGGCCCTTAAAATGAGTGAGTGAGTAAGTGAgtgtgagagaaagagaaaaagagagaaaagagagaaaagagagaaaaagaggagaaaagagagagaaaaagagagaaaaagagagagagagagagaaagagagaaaaagagagaaaagagagaagaagagaaaagagagaaagagagagagagagagagagaaaaagagagaaaaagagagaaaaagagagagagagagagagagagagagagagagagagagagagagagagagagagagagagagagagagagagaaaaagagagagagagagagagagagagagagagagagagagagagagagagagagagagagagagagagagagagagagagagagagagagggggggggggggggggggggggcgctctCCAGCAACAGCTGCTTGGCGTTGCTTCAGCACCCTCAGGACTTTTTATTgttggtggtgggttttttttgtttgtttgtttgtttttaacagctgGCAGCCTCATGCCCACATCACTTATCGGGGCCCAGCCAAGCCCATGCTGTTGTGGTGAgtagtaaaagaagaaaaccatcAGTGCGGCGGCTGTTCACGTCACAGGAAACGCTCGGTGCTTGTGGCTTAAGAGAGCACCAGGCGCCAGCTCTCGCGCTGCTCATAGCAGCACCCGCTCCAGCACCTGAAAATGCCCAAGCCTTAAGGAGAGGGTGGAGGAAGCAGCTGGTAGGAGCCAGAGGGGAGATTGCACTGTACTAGGGAGCCCTACTCCATTGGGGGCCCTGCTGCACTGGAGATACTCACTGCACCTGGGGAGACCCGCTGCAGCCAGGGAGCTCCACTGTGTCCAGGGAGACCTGCTGTGCCCGGGGGGGAGGCCCACAGCATCTGGGAAGACCCGCTGCACCCAGGGGGACCTGCTGCGCCCAGGGAGACACACTGCGCTCAGGAGACTGTGCTGTGCCCAGGAGGACCTGCTGCACCCAGGGAGATCGGCCATCTCTAGGAAGACCTGCTGCACCCAGGGGACTCTGTACAGCAggagcccccccaccccccccccccccaaaaaaaaaaaaaagaaaaagaaaaagagagagaaaaaaaaaaaaaaaaacaccacagcAAACCACTGCAGCCCAGCCCGGCCGATGCCTGCCTAGCTCTGAGGGCTCCTGCATGATGCTAACTGCACCAAGCAGCACGTAAGTGGGGTTTGCCCCATCAAGGACAGCAGTGGGGCTGGAGGGCATGGGTTGGGGGGGGTAGGGGGAGGCAGGACCTGAGTCCCACTGCTGGCATGGGTGCTTGGGGCACAGCCATGTGTTGCTCTGGTTGCTCCTCTGCTAGTGCCGGGGCCACGGGCAGGGGCTGAagtggggctgctgcaggaggaggtggggaCCGTGGCCCCCGGCGCTGGTGGCCCGGGCAGGAACAGCCctggcccggggggggggggagggaaagcaCCGCTCTGCAGGCCGTCGGGCCGCCAGTGCCAGTCCCCGGAGGCAGCGGCCCCGGGTGGTTTCCTCAATGGGCTCCCCAGGGAGCCGCTCAGCAGCCGCAGGGGCCCTGCTGGCCCCCGGGAGCAGCCAAGCGGGCGACCGCCAGCCAGGCGCAGCCCTGGGCCGTGCGTGACCCTTGCTGTGCCCCACAGCCCGTGCCGGCCGGAGGCCAGTGGCGGGCGCTGAGCCCCGCCAGCGCCGCCACGAATGGGCAGCCTGCCCAGCCGGGAGAAGCAGCCCCGCAGCCtgccggcagcagcagcgggccCTGCGCAGCCCCAGCAGGCAGGTAAGTGCTGCCGGCCTGGTTGGCACCATGGCAGGGCGTCTCACCGCTGCCTCCCTGCGAGACgttggggcgggggggcaggggggggggggtctcggAGGGCCAGCGCTGAAGCCTCCGACgctttctgcagctccaggcagctTCCTGGCACTGGCCACGTGCGACTTCCCCGCTGGTGGGGAGGCAGTGGCCGTCGTGAGGATGGGGGAGCAGCTGCGCGTCCTCTCTGAGTAAGTCCCTTGGCCCCAGCCCCGTCTCCTGCCGCCACCGGCAGCGCCTTTGTGGCACCCCAGCCACCGCGGGACGTCCCGGCCTCCTTTCCCACAGGGACGGCGAGTGGTGGCTGGTGGTGTCCATGGCATCCGGCCGGGAGTGTCACATTCCCAGCAGCTGCGTGGCCAAAGTCTGGCACAGGTAGGTGCCAGGCACCTGGCCTGAAGGCGCGTTTGGGCTGGGGCGTCGTGCCAGCCCTGCGCCACGGGGCTTGCTCAGGGCACATGGCCACTGCAGCCCCGCTCGGGCAGCTCTGGCCTTCGGCTCCCAACCCGGGGCGCCCAACGGGCCCCGTGCAGCCACGTGTCCCCCCATAGCGGGGAGATGCTGCGCCGCCTGCCCAGACCCTGCCACCTTTCGCAGGTGGCTGTACGAGGGCATCAGCCGGGAGCAGGCGGAGAAGCTGCTCCTCCGGCCTTGCAACCACAGCGGCTCCTTCCTGGTAAGAGCGAGCCAGACGAGGAAAGGTGAGGGCCCTGCGCGGCGGCAACCGCAggcggggggaggaaggggctgCACCAGGGGCTGCGCCGGCCCCTTATCACCCTGAGGGCCTCTGCTCAGCCAGCCAAGCCCCACGGCCACTGCTGTgggcgccgcagccgccggaGGGCTCAGGGCGGCCCAAGAGCACGGCCCCCAGGATGGAGGCACCAGGAGCCCCGCAGGGGCTCCTGGCGGGGGAGCAGCTCTGTCCCGGATGGCCCCCGACACACAGCAGGGGCCCCAGGGTGGCCCCATGGCGCACTAAGCACCACTGGGGGCCTGATGGCTGCGGCCATGCACCCACCCTTGCAGACTGCTACTCGTTGTCGGTGCGGCGCACTGAGCGCGCCTCCTGGGACTCGGTCAAACACTACCGCATCCACCGCCTGGAGAACGGCTGGCTCTACATCTCGCCCCGGCTCACCTTCCCCAGCCTGCATGACCTGGTGGACTACTACTCTGGTAAGGTCTCCGGCCACCTTCCGCTCTGCGGCCACGCCGGGAGCGAAGGCGTTGTCGTCCATGGGTTCGCGTCTGGCTCCAGATGCCACAGGGGCTGGAGCTGGCGGGGAACCATCCCAATGCTCTTGGCTTCCTGTCCAGAATGTGGGGAtgggctctgctgcctcctcaaGGAGCCCTGCTACCTGGAAGGGGCAAGACAAGCACCAGCCCTGGGCCTGCCTCCGCCGGTAGTCGTCCAGAAGCCAGCTCTCAACTGGGACAAGGTGGACGGGTAGGGGCAGCCGGGCATGGGGGTGTGTTCAGTGTCTCCTGCCGTCGTGGGGGACGCGCAGGGCTCCAGACGAGCCGCCCACTCATGGCCCCTTCTTCTTTCTGCTCACAGCTCCGTCTTGTTCTCGGAGGCCACAGCCCTGCCGGAGGAAGATTCGCCCATCAGCCTGGGCCTGCGGGAGGCCCTCAGCTCCTACCTCCTCCTGACGGACGAGGCGCCGCCGGACAGCGGCCCTGCCGAGAAGGGGAAGCGTGGGAAGAGCAGCTGAGCgcagggccctgctctgccacaAGCTCTGGAACAACCTTCCTGCCCTCCGGAAAACGCTCGCCAGGTGCTTCACCGAGATAACCCATGACAGCCAAGGGAGCCAGGCACCTCGCACTGCCTCCCCGGCCACAGGCCAGGGGGTGAGGACggcacaggcagcagcaccaATGCTGCAGGGAAAAGGCCTCCAGCGAAAGGCCGGCCGTGCCAGATGCGAGCGCTTTGGCAGCCCCTGCCCAGGAGAGGAGCATGGAGGAAGGGGACAAGGAGGCGGAGGAAGAAACtatcctttcattttctctcaagTAGCTGACTTTTAAACATTCAAAGACATGAGGATGGGATTGGACTGGGTTTAGGGTTCCTAAAGCGGTCAGGATCCTGTCGGACATCCAGCAATAAACAGTTTACAGCACCTTCCTTAAAGGCTGCCTCCTTCACGGCTCAGGTTTGAGTGGTACGGCAGGAGCCGCCAAGGGGAAGCATGGTGCAGGTTTCCCTAGGCCACCGCCACCAGCCTGGCTGCCCGCTGCTGGCTGGCTCTGCCCCCAGGGACCGCTGCCAGCTTTCCCCAGCGCAGCGAAAGCTGACAGCGAACGGGCCTTGGGCAGCTCCCGCGACATCACTTACCAAGGGCAGGTTATTCTGCTCTGCAGGCTGAGAAATTTTTAACGTTACATTAATGCATTATGGCAACGCAATACGTTTACTGCTATTCCAGCAGATAGATAGCAGAAGAAATGCACCCAGCACGGAAGGGTTAgctgatctttcctttttttcagtgagaaaaggaAGCATGCAAATACTCACATCCACCTCAGATCTGTGATTCTCTTGGCTACATCAGGCAGGCTAAGTGacttatttaaaagcaatataaatgaTCAAAACAGTAAGATTTCTAAGGCTTAGCTTTCAACAGCCCCCTTACTAGCGAAGAAAGGTCTGGGGAAAGTGCCTTAAACTTCCGCTGTGGTAAAAACTGATGCAGAAGCATCAGCCGCTTTGTAacatcttttccttccttttttggGCTCTCAGATGTTGGTGCAGCAAGACCCCAATTATGCCTTCGACATGCTCGAATCTCCTCTTAATTTTCATGTCTCACtaattttgtttctgcaaaTCCATCATagctttctcatttccttccaCTTGCTCAGTCTAATTTTACATGCCTACTCGAGCTGTTTGACTCAAACCCAGCTTTCTAACCCGCAGGTGTCTGTCTTTCGGGCAGGGATTGCCCTCCCCTCAAGGGTTACTCCTCAGCCTCTAGCTTGCCCCGCGCCCGGCTGAGACTGCTGCGGTCTCCCCTCAGCAGCACCTGCGCCAGCTCAGAGGACTTTGCTTCCTTTACTTTTACCCTTAGGGCCCATTTTGTGTTAATGAAATCTAGCTTTCTAACAGAGCATTGCGCTTTGGCCATCCTCCCGCCCCGCAGGTTCTGGGACCCGCTCGCGCTGCGGTTACGGTTCCTCTCAGACTTGTGCACGTTGCTTCTTAAACACTAGCCAGGAACTAGTTCAGTTACTGGGAGGAACCAGTGgcaagaaaacacttctctAGTGCTTGTCCAAGGTTCCTCTTTCCGGACAGACTTCAGGCCTGCTGGAAAACAACTTCACGAGGCCATCAAAGCAGAGCAGCTATGGACAGCAGAGGCTGCTGAGTGCCTGGAGCACAGCACCTTGGCCCCAGCGAGCTGACGCTGGCCGCTTCCTGCCCGTCGCGAGCGCTGACGCTACGTAAGGCACGCAGCGAGGCCCTGGGGGTTGGCAGCTGCAGCCTCGAAAGCAACAGCACTGTCAAAAACCCACTGCAATCACTAGCGAACCTCAGACACAAATCAAGATCCCAACCCAGGTTTTTATTAGCTGAGCAAAGGCAGCCAGCTGCTCCCAACATCTCCTCCCAGTGGTTAGCTCTAGTACAGGACAGCAACGCCCAAAGGAGGGCAGAGCCTGAGGGCCTGTTTCCCCAGGCAGAGGTAGGTCAGTCAGTGTGCACGAACACGGCTGGAAGGGCTGCACACAGACAGAAAACCCAGCGGACAAGCGCGTGGAAGATCCTCCAACGTAAGAGCAGCAGTGACCCCACCAGCTGGAAGCTGGGGTCTGCACAGCTTCCTCCCCCACCCAAGGGCAGGCAGCTCCCGAGATGCAGAGGTGAAGGGAAGCATCTTTGCAGGCTgtcagaaaagcagagcaaacGCTCTGGGAGCAGCTGGAAACACGGATGCTCTCAGGAAGAGGAGCTGATTCTCTGCGGCCGAGTTCAGGGACTGAGAGGGCTGatgtgttccccccccccctttaagATGCCAAACTGTTTGAGCAcctcctctgcagcctgtgGTACGAACAGAAGGTGACCACGCGTTCTCCGCAATCAAACAGACCGCTGAAGGTATTCAGACAAGCTGCAAAATAGTTGAAGTAGCCCAAGCAGCTCCAGTCCTCGATTCAGAAGATACTTAATCTGTAGACTGCAGAAATGACAAGACTGCATTCAGCAAACCAGCACTCTGATCTTCACGCTGCGACGCAGCCCCCCACCCCGAAGGAACAGGCACTGCCCACGGAGCTCCTCGCAGCAGCGCGTGCATGCGCTCAGCTTGCCTATCTTAAAGTAACCAGCTGGAACATTCGTGAGGTGCACACTCCTCGCTACCCCTAAAAGCCTGCCAGGAAGCAGGCGGAAGCAATCACCCTTCAGCCATTAGTGACCACAAGCTTGGATGGCACTCGCAGGAAAGATGCCATGCAGAGCTCAAATCATGAATCCCAGCTACTTTTAGGAAGCCAATTAATTTTTCTAGGCTCTCCCACTACGATCCTGTTACGTAGACATTCATCCTCTCGTCTAGAAACCTCTGCGTTAGGTTTGCAGTTTTGCTGTCTGCATTACATTCTgacgggggaaaaaaagtcatccGTCTTTTCCCAGGTTTTAATAATCTACCTATTTTAACATAGAATATTCTAtctatataatattttatatataacatTAGCTGTAGCAGGTATTGACCAGATGAGAGGTCTAggtatttttcccttcaaaagaGAGGAGAGCTGCTGTGCAAATATTGAAGGATTAGCTCAGAAAAACTACAGATCCTTCTCAACAACAGTaataattttaagtgtttaatactgacatttaaaaaaaaacagatcaaatgCCACAAATCTAACGCTTTTGCAATCCACATGAAAACGTTTTCTTGTTACCAAACTTTGCACaagtaattaatttttcagcagGATAATGAACCTTCAACCCCCGATCTAAGGAAATGCTGGAAATCCTAGTGCTGGAGCAACAGGGAAAAAAGGTAGTAGCGTACCTTTACGAATGGCATTCTCAAGACATAAATGGAAACgctctgtgtattttttttcaagattttaaggaattctgaaaaattgcaaaagttaagatttccataaaaaaaaacagacccaCTTTAGCATCAGACCAGGTTAGAATGAGATCTAAGGACTGCACGATGACAGGTCATTATAATTAAGTATTTTGGCCAAATGACAGTAGGAGTGTTAAAATGGCTATGTCAGAAAGATTTCTTAGGCAAGCTGCAAAACTTCAAGGCAAAAAGTTACCCACATGATGATTTAGCAACAGCTTCCTCAAGTGATAGACATCCTCCTTCCATAAGGGAATTAAAACCAAGCAAAGCCTGAAGCCAGACAGGCTCAGATTAGAAAGTACAAAGTTCTCAGTAACATGACTAGCCACTGCACACACTTCAGCAAGTTATTCCAAGCTGCCCATCACTTAAACTTCAGAACTGATATTCTGAAGATTTCATCTACAAGATGCAATTCTAATGGAACCGGGCCTGGATCTGGCAGCAGAGGTCAGAACTTCTCCAGGCTTCACAAGTCAGCCTCAAGCACAGTGATATACCCTTGTACATCCCTAAAAGGCacaagttttatgaaaataatacacTGAGAATGAAGTTAAGCAGACAAACTTGTTAGAACA
This genomic interval carries:
- the SLA2 gene encoding src-like-adapter 2; translation: MGSLPSREKQPRSLPAAAAGPAQPQQAAPGSFLALATCDFPAGGEAVAVVRMGEQLRVLSEDGEWWLVVSMASGRECHIPSSCVAKVWHRWLYEGISREQAEKLLLRPCNHSGSFLVRASQTRKDCYSLSVRRTERASWDSVKHYRIHRLENGWLYISPRLTFPSLHDLVDYYSECGDGLCCLLKEPCYLEGARQAPALGLPPPVVVQKPALNWDKVDGSVLFSEATALPEEDSPISLGLREALSSYLLLTDEAPPDSGPAEKGKRGKSS